Proteins co-encoded in one Malus sylvestris chromosome 7, drMalSylv7.2, whole genome shotgun sequence genomic window:
- the LOC126628293 gene encoding uncharacterized protein At2g27730, mitochondrial isoform X3, which produces MWAMRSGQSLAVLTRALITRSMESSRGATRYLSGGKGKVLSEEERAAENVYIQRKERERLEKQKAEKEKAEKAKENADKKADGTH; this is translated from the exons ATGTGGGCAATGAGATCCGGTCAGAGCCTGGCGGTGCTAACTCGAGCGTTGATCACTCGCTCCATGGAGTCGTCTCGGGGAGCCACTCGCTACTTGAGCGGAGGCAAAGGCAAAGTCCTCAGCGAGGAGGAGCGCGCCGCCGAGAATGTCTACATCCAG agaaaggagagggagagattggagaagcaGAAGGCTGAGAAGGAAAAGGCCGAGAAAGCGAAAGAAAATGCTGATAAG
- the LOC126628293 gene encoding uncharacterized protein At2g27730, mitochondrial isoform X5, whose product MWAMRSGQSLAVLTRALITRSMESSRGATRYLSGGKGKVLSEEERAAENVYIQRKERERLEKQKAEKEKAEKAKENADKADGTH is encoded by the exons ATGTGGGCAATGAGATCCGGTCAGAGCCTGGCGGTGCTAACTCGAGCGTTGATCACTCGCTCCATGGAGTCGTCTCGGGGAGCCACTCGCTACTTGAGCGGAGGCAAAGGCAAAGTCCTCAGCGAGGAGGAGCGCGCCGCCGAGAATGTCTACATCCAG agaaaggagagggagagattggagaagcaGAAGGCTGAGAAGGAAAAGGCCGAGAAAGCGAAAGAAAATGCTGATAAG
- the LOC126628292 gene encoding F-box protein SKIP27-like, with protein MALGKKCKSCLKAKRGSGGAVAAEAEPMMELGFVKYTRALGRKRIGISNNGEEASPADLYPNTPLKKQRSGKMIWESKTAASSALEALPQEILIKVVCGVDHDDLKRLFRVSKAIREATLVAKQWHFAS; from the exons ATGGCGTTGGGAAAGAAGTGCAAGAGTTGCTTGAAAGCGAAGCGTGGCAGCGGCGGTGCTGTTGCGGCGGAGGCGGAGCCGATGATGGAGTTAGGGTTTGTGAAGTACACGCGAGCTTTGGGGAGGAAGAGGATTGGGATTTCTAACAATGGCGAGGAGGCATCGCCGGCTGATTTGTATCCCAATACTCCATTGAAGAAGCAGCGGAGTGGGAAGATGATTTGGGAATCGAAAACTGCCGCCTCCTCCGCCCTAGAAGCTCTGCCTCAGGAGATTCTG ATTAAGGTTGTGTGTGGAGTCGATCACGATGATTTGAAGCGGCTTTTCCGTGTATCGAAAGCGATTAGAGAAGCG ACTCTGGTTGCGAAGCAGTGGCATTTTGCTTCTTAG